In Zingiber officinale cultivar Zhangliang chromosome 6A, Zo_v1.1, whole genome shotgun sequence, a single genomic region encodes these proteins:
- the LOC121995874 gene encoding cullin-3B-like, giving the protein MSAQKRRTFKIEAFKHRVEIDPKYAERTWKVLEHAIHEIYNHNASGLSFEELYRNAYNMVLHKYGEKLYSGLVTTMTGHLKEIAKSIEDAQGSLFLEELDRKWGEHNKALQMIRDIMMYMDRTFVPSSGRTPVHDLGLNLWRDNIIHSSKIQSRLLDTLLDLIHRERKGEVINRGLMRNITKMLMDLGPVYQEDFEKPFLEVSASFYSGESQQLIECCDCGEYLRKAEKRLSEETERVSHYLDSASEVKITSVVEGEMIANHMQRLVHMENSGLVNMLVDDKYEDLARMYSLFRRVTDGLSTIRDVMTAHLRETGRQLVSDPEKLKDPVDFVQHLLDEKDKYDMIISKSFNNDKTFQNALNSSFEYFINLNNRSPEFISLYVDDKLRKGLKGVTEEDVEVVLDKVMMLFRYLQEKDVFEKYYKQHLAKRLLSGKTVSDDVERSMIVKLKTECGYQFTSKLEGMFTDMKTSVDTLQGFYASQHAEIGDGPTLAVQVLTTGSWPTQPSPPCNLPPEIIGICEKFRTYYLGTHTGRRLTWQTNMGTADIKATFGKGQKHELNVSTYQMCILMLFNSAERLSYKEIEQATEIPASDLKRCLQSLACVKGKNVLRKEPMSKDIAEDDAFYFNDKFTSKFIKVKIGTVAAQKESEPEKQETRQRVEEDRKPQIEAAIVRIMKSRRVLDHNTIVTEVTSQLQSRFLPNPVVIKKRIESLIEREFLERDKADRKLYRYLA; this is encoded by the exons ATGAGCGCTCAGAAGAGGCGGACCTTCAAGATCGAAGCGTTCAAGCACCGGGTGGAGATCGATCCCAAGTACGCTGAACGGACATGGAAGGTGTTGGAGCATGCCATCCACGAGATTTACAACCACAACGCAAGCGGACTCAGCTTCGAGGAACTGTACAG GAATGCTTACAATATGGTGCTCCACAAGTACGGAGAAAAACTTTACTCTGGACTTGTAACCACTATGACAGGGCACCTAAAGGAAATTGCAAAATCAATCGAAGATGCTCAGGGAAGTTTATTTCTAGAGGAGCTCGACAGAAAATGGGGAGAGCACAACAAGGCATTGCAGATGATCCGTGACATAATGATGTACATGGATAGGACATTTGTACCCTCTAGCGGCAGGACACCTGTTCATGATCTTGGGTTGAATCTATGGAGAGATAACATCATTCATTCCAGTAAAATTCAGTCCAGGTTACTGGATACACTCCTTGACCTTATACACAGGGAGAGAAAAGGTGAGGTAATTAACCGAGGACTTATGAGGAATATAACAAAAATGTTGATGGACCTTGGACCTGTGTACCAAGAAGATTTTGAGAAGCCATTTTTAGAAGTTTCTGCTAGTTTTTACAGTGGCGAGTCCCAGCAACTTATAGAGTGCTGTGATTGTGGTGAGTACCTGAGGAAAGCTGAGAAACGACTCAGCGAAGAAACCGAAAGGGTCTCCCACTACCTAGACAGTGCAAGTGAAGTGAAAATAACTAGTGTAGTAGAGGGGGAGATGATTGCCAACCACATGCAGAGACTGGTTCACATGGAGAATTCTGGTCTTGTGAATATGCTTGTAGATGACAAGTATGAAGATTTGGCAAGGATGTACAGTTTATTTCGTCGTGTCACTGATGGGCTTTCAACAATTAGAGATGTAATGACTGCCCACCTACGAGAAACTGGAAGGCAGTTAGTTAGTGACCCTGAAAAATTAAAAGATCCGGTGGACTTTGTTCAACATCTGTTGGATGAGAAGGATAAATATGATATGATCATCAGTAAATCATTTAACAATGACAAAACCTTCCAAAATGCTTTGAACTCGTCATTCGAATACTTCATTAACCTGAACAACCGGTCCCCTGAGTTCATTTCCCTTTATGTTGACGATAAGCTTCGTAAAGGACTGAAAGGCGTAACTGAAGAGGATGTGGAGGTTGTGTTGGACAAAGTGATGATGTTGTTCCGCTATTTGCAGGAGAAGGACGTATTTGAGAAGTACTACAAACAACATTTGGCAAAGAGGCTTCTTTCTGGAAAAACTGTCTCTGATGATGTGGAAAGAAGTATGATTGTTAAGCTCAAGACAGAATGTGGATATCAGTTTACTTCAAAATTGGAAGGCATGTTTACCGACATGAAGACATCTGTGGATACTTTGCAAGGGTTCTATGCAAGTCAACATGCTGAGATTGGAGATGGCCCTACCCTCGCCGTGCAAGTTCTCACGACTGGTTCATGGCCAACACAGCCTAGTCCACCCTGCAATCTTCCACCTGAAATTATTGGCATATGCGAGAAGTTTCGAACATATTATCTTGGAACTCATACTGGAAGGAGATTGACTTGGCAAACAAATATGGGCACAGCGGACATTAAAGCAACATTTGGCAAGGGCCAGAAGCACGAGCTGAATGTTTCAACCTACCAAATGTGTATTCTCATGTTGTTCAATTCTGCGGAGCGGTTGTCATACAAAGAAATTGAGCAGGCCACAGAAATCCCAGCATCGGATCTGAAGCGCTGTCTTCAATCTCTCGCCTGTGTCAAAGGTAAGAATGTCCTTCGCAAGGAACCGATGAGCAAAGACATAGCTGAAGATGATGCTTTCTACTTCAATGACAAGTTCACAAGCAAGTTCATCAAGGTAAAGATAGGTACCGTGGCAGCACAAAAGGAGTCAGAGCCTGAGAAGCAGGAGACACGTCAAAGAGTCGAAGAAGACCGAAAACCTCAGATCGAAGCTGCAATCGTGAGGATTATGAAATCCAGAAGGGTGTTAGATCATAATACCATAGTAACTGAAGTCACATCACAACTGCAATCTCGATTCCTGCCAAACCCAGTTGTGATAAAGAAAAGAATCGAGTCTCTCATCGAGCGAGAGTTCTTAGAAAGGGATAAAGCAGACAGGAAACTGTACCGCTATCTTGCTTAA
- the LOC121995875 gene encoding probable galacturonosyltransferase 9 — protein sequence MAGIRPARPSASFRSFFSYKVFASALFTLLFLAALSAFLSSPSPPSRYSPTSALRGRFLASDPLRARVDLIYRQAADHSVLVTAYAAYARRLKLDSSRQLRVFEGLTDSLSDLSLRLEGTVFDDEDALRAIEKEAKDRVKFARQLVAESKEAFDTQIKIQKLRDTIFAVREQLHRAKKLGALAGSIAAGSTPKSLHCLAMRLMEERIAHPETYRHAAAAALADPELYHYAIFSDNVIAVSVVVNSAIKNAREPWKHVFHVLTDPMYLAAMQVWFVRRPPTGGAKVEVRSVAEFRFLNASYSPVVRMLEGGRRDLSVLHYLRFYLPQMFPKLRRIVLLEDDVVVQKDLAGLWSVDLDGMVNGAVETCFGGFKRYNRYLNFSNPLVQNRFSSRACAWAYGVNVFDLDAWRREKCTEQFHEYQILNEDGTLWDQASVLPAGLATFYTTTKPLDKTWHVLGLGYNPSISLDEIQNAAVVHFDGNMKPWLDVALNQYKHLWTKYVDSEMDFLQLCNFGL from the exons ATGGCCGGAATCCGCCCCGCTCGCCCCTCCGCCAGCTTCCGCTCCTTCTTCTCCTACAAGGTCTTTGCCTCCGCCCTCTtcaccctcctcttccttgccgccCTCTCCGccttcctctcctccccttcACCCCCCTCCCGCTATTCGCCCACCTCCGCCCTCCGCGGTCGATTCCTCGCCTCCGACCCCCTCCGAGCCCGCGTCGACCTGATCTACCGCCAGGCCGCCGACCACTCCGTCCTCGTCACTGCCTACGCCGCCTACGCCCGCCGCCTCAAACTCGACTCCTCGCGCCAGCTCCGCGTCTTCGAGGGCCTCACCGATTCCCTCTCTGACCTCTCCCTCCGACTCGAAGGCACCGTCTTCGACGATGAGGACGCCCTGCGCGCCATCGAGAAAGAGGCCAAGGACCGCGTCAAGTTCGCTCGCCAGCTCGTTGCCGAGTCCAAGGAGGCATTCGATACCCAGATCAAGATCCAGAAGCTTCGCGATACCATTTTTGCCGTCCGCGAGCAGCTCCACCGCGCCAAGAAGCTCGGAGCCCTCGCTGGTTCTATCGCCGCGGGATCCACGCCCAAGAGCCTCCACTGCCTCGCCATGCGCCTCATGGAGGAGAGGATCGCCCATCCCGAGACATACCGCCACGCTGCTGCGGCCGCCCTGGCCGATCCCGAACTCTACCACTACGCCATCTTCTCTGACAATGTCATCGCCGTCTCTGTGGTGGTCAACTCCGCCATCAAGAATGCGAGGGAGCCCTGGAAGCACGTTTTCCACGTCCTCACCGACCCCATGTACCTGGCCGCTATGCAGGTCTGGTTCGTTCGCCGGCCGCCGACTGGCGGTGCCAAGGTGGAGGTGAGGTCTGTCGCCGAGTTTAGGTTCTTGAACGCCTCCTATTCGCCGGTTGTGAGGATGCTGGAGGGTGGGCGGCGGGACCTGTCGGTGCTCCATTACCTTAGGTTCTACCTGCCACAAATGTTCCCTAAGCTGAGGCGGATCGTTCTCCTGGAGGATGATGTGGTGGTGCAGAAGGATCTGGCAGGCCTCTGGAGCGTCGATCTGGATGGGATGGTGAACGGCGCTGTGGAAACGTGCTTCGGGGGTTTCAAGAGGTATAACAGGTACTTGAACTTCTCCAATCCTCTAGTTCAGAACCGGTTCAGCTCGCGGGCGTGTGCTTGGGCCTACGGAGTTAACGTCTTCGACCTTGATGCCTGGAGAAGGGAGAAATGTACTGAGCAATTCCACGAGTACCAGATCCTG AACGAGGATGGAACTCTTTGGGATCAAGCATCAGTTCTTCCAGCAGGACTAGCCACCTTCTACACTACCACAAAACCACTGGATAAGACATGGCATGTTCTAGGTCTCGGTTATAACCCTAGCATAAGTCTCGACGAGATTCAGAATGCAGCAGTCGTTCATTTCGATGGTAACATGAAACCATGGCTAGATGTGGCCCTAAACCAATACAAGCATCTCTGGACAAAGTATGTCGACAGTGAAATGGATTTTCTCCAACTTTGCAACTTTGGCCTTTAA